The Bacillus sp. (in: firmicutes) nucleotide sequence CAATGGCTTGATCCCCGAAATCTAGGGCAACTGCTCTTAAAAGTTGACCCACTCTTTGTTCATAATGAGAGAGCTGTTCTAACATAGATTCATGTTTTTTCTCAATTTCCGTTAATTCATCGTAAGCTTCAGCACAATCTTCATAAAGGCGAATTATTTTTTCAGCACTATCGACTGAGGTAGATTCAGTCAAATTTGTTCCACTAATCGCTTCTGCCCAATCCTCATACCATTTTTCCGATTTTTGATAAATATCTTTGTTTTTTAAAGCAATATGATTGATGCGATGATTAATGCCTGAAATACTGTCTTCAAGTCTAGTACGTTTCTGCACATCATCATTCATTTTTTTTTGCTCTTTCTCAGCAGTTTTTAAAATTTGCACCAATGATGTATGTTCACTTACTTCGATAAATGGTGATAGGGCCAAACGTAACATCTCTTTATGCTCGGTTATTTTCATTTCTAGTTCATGCGCTGTTATTTGTGAGCGCTCAAAGTCGCTGTACATTGCTTTTATTTGTTCATATTTTACTAGCCATTCTCTCATTTCCTCAGGTGATAACGGTGCGATTGTTGTTGGCTTCCAAAGCTCCGCCCAAGCATTTTCCCACTGAGCTAACTTTTGAGTTAATTCACTTTTCTTATTTTCAAGCTCTACTATTTTCTTTTGACAGCTTTTAATATCGTCTACATGCTTTTTCTTTGCCCCAACTTTTTCTGCTTCGCTTCGCATTTTATCAGCTAGTTCGTCAGCATGATGAACTAGGTTTTCATAAACGTTCTCAAGTTTCTCTCCGTTTGTGAACTCCCCATATTGTTGAGCATCTAGCTGCCCTTCTTGAAGCTTTATGCGAATAAATTGCCAACCTTGATTACGATGGGTACGAATTTTTAATAATGTTTCTTCTGATGGAATTTCAGATAACGCTTCTAAAGTTCGAATTTGCTCCTCGATGCTCTCAATCGCTTCGATTTGGCTGTTGATTTGTTCAATCGTTTTTTCTAAATTTTTTACTATCTCAAAATGCTCCCGTTCAAACTTCTTAATCGTTTCTGTTAAGATGGGAACAGGGAGATGGATTAATTCCTCATATGTTCGATTCCATAATGGCAGCTCTTTAACTGCCTCCTTCATGACCTTTTCTTTTTGACTCATTGCGGTGATATGAGTTTTAAACAATTCCTCAATTTCGCCAAGTCGTTTGACAGAGTCAATCACAGCCTCTAATTCCTCAATATTCGGAGGCACAGGAATCGTGTTTAACTCCCCCCTCTTCACTTTTAATTCATCTTCGGTTGTTTGGCGTTCCTTTTCATTTTGTTCAATGGCCTGGTCAAGGAGCGGGCGTTGTTTACATAACTCACGGATTCTTTCTTTTTTCACTACTGGTAAGCGATACTTATCAATTTGCTCAACAGTTGCATGAACGGGATCAAATTCTTTCATTAAGCCCTTCACCCGCTCTAGAAGCAGCTTTCTTTCCCCTTCTAACTGAGGAACTAGTTTTAGATTATTTTGATAGCTTTGCACTTCCCGATACAGGATATCAATCAACGCACTTTGCTCAAGCAAGCCTTCTTGTATCTTAATCTCATTTCTCTCTTTTTCAAAAAGTTGATAGTCTTCTTCAGCACTTTGTTTTTGTTTCTTTAAGGACTCAAGCTTTTGAACAGTTTCTTTCCGCAGTTCTACAATATTATCAGGCAGTGCTGGTACTTCACCAAGCTCTGCTAATCTGTTTGCAAGTTCTTTTAATTTTGCAATTTTAGGTAATGTAAGCTTTATTCTTTGCAGTTTTTCACGTTCACTTCGTAATGAAATGATTTCATTAATGAGTGTTTCGATTTTACTTTTGCCTTCACTATATTTTCTTTCAAGCTCTTTCCAAGCTTGAACCTTCAACTGGCAGTCAGATATTTCCTTTTTAAGTTCTTTTTCCTCTTTTAATAATTTATTAAGCTCAGGGGTTGACCCTCTTTTTTTATAAAGATCTCCTAATTTTTTCTCAAGCTCTTCAAAGACTTTGCGCAGCATGCTGATGCCTGATGCTGCTGAAAACAAGCTTTCACCAACATTTCCGCCGCTTTGGAGCAAGCTTGCTCCACCTTCACGAAGACTAACATGATTTAAAGCAAACATATTTGAAAAATGCTGCAGAGAGAGGCCGTTTAAAAAATTGGCTACCACTCCTTCGTTTAACGCTTCACCGTTGGCATTGATGACCGTATTCTTTTTTCCTTTTCTTCTCGTAAACTGCAATGTTTCACCTTTTTTGTTTTGCAGTTCTCCCTCGATTCTTAGCTTTTGATTACTATGAAGAAAGGAGTCCGCTGTTTGCTGTGGAAAACCATAAAGAAAGTGATTGATGGAACGTAATGCCGTACTTTTCCCTGCTTCATTTAAGCCGTAAATTAGATGGAATTTTTTCGATTGGTCAAAGGTAATCTCATAATCTGTAAAATGACCGAACGCCCGTAAATTCAAATAATTAAAACGCATTACGCTTCCACCCCCGACTTTGTTAAATAATAGAGAATTAAGTCTTCGACATCAGCTAACCTATTCTTGATTGCATTCGTATTTGTAAAATCATAGTTCTCAGCTTTTAGCTCATATGGCAATGCTTGCTGAATATCTTCAAACTCGGCAAGTAATTCCTTTATTATTTCCTCATCATCCTCTAGATTGTTAATATAGTCTAAAATAGCGGCAATAGGGGTATGCTGGGTCTTTAATTCTTCAATGTTTATAAAGTGGGATGTTTCAATTTTCACCTTTTCCACCCAAATATCACCCATACCAACCTCTAGTGAAACAGCGCGTATATTATTAATAAAATGGTCTTTGGCGACAAGGAGCTCTTGGTGCGCTTTTGTTGTACCAAAAATATGGAATCGAACTGCCAAGAAACGACCATCTGCTACTTGATACTCTGTTTCTAAAGCTTCGCGCACTCTATCAATAATTTCTTCAGAGCTTTCAAGTCCACTTGCATCAATTTCACACAGTCTCCACCGCAGCACATCAAGTGATACATGTGCATATGATTCGATTGCTCCATTTTCAACAGTAACAAAAGTGCAGCCTTTATCACCAGTTTCCTTTATATGTCTCCCTTGAATATTGCCTGGGAAAAGAATGACAGGCTCTGTTTGATGGAGCAGCTCACGTAAATGGATATGACCTAATGCCCAGTAATCATAGCCTTTTTCTTTCATATCATCAATTGAACATGGCGCATAGTTTTCATGGCCTTCACGTCCGGTTGCACTTGTATGAAGAACGCCAATATTAACATAGCCTTCCAGTCTATCTGGATAGCTCTTTACTAGATTATCTTCTATGGAACGCGACGCAAAGCCTTGCCCATGAATGGCAACTCCAAGCTCCTCAAGAATGAAGGTTTCGGGTTGTTTTGTTGAAAACTCAAAGACATTATCGGGAAGCTTTAATTCTTTTGTTATTAAACTTGCTGCATCATGATTTCCGCGAATTAAAAACACTTTAATCGCTTCCTTTTGTAAGCGTACCATTTGGCTTGCAAAAAACAAACCTGTGTTGTAATCCTTCCAGTCACCATCATATAAATCGCCAGCAATGATGATAAATGAAACTTGTCTTTCAATCGCTGTATCTACTAAATTTCTAAATGCATCTCTTGTTGCACTGCGAATTTTCCCAGCTGGAGCCCCTTCATATTGCTCAAGTCCTGTTAACGGGCTGTCGAGATGGATATCAGCAGCATGAATAAATGAAAATGACAATTTCATCCCCTCCCTTTCTACAATAATTATACATTGCTTTAAATAGATTTCACTTCAGAAAAAAGTTCACATAACTTTTTAAAGTCTTTTTTACTTTTCAATGATAGAATAATAGTAATAAATGGAGAGAGGGGATTTCACATGTTCTCAAAAATACTCGTAGCTTATGACGGTTCAGAGTTATCTAAAAAAGCTCTACAATTGGCAATCCAATTCGCCAAAGCAAATCCAAATTTACAAATAGAAATTGTCCATGTTTATCAAATTCCAACAGTTGCCATTGGCGAAGGAGTATATACTCCTTCAGCGCAAGCTGCATTAAACTACTTAGAAAATGCCGAAAAGGTTTTAGCGGAGGCAGAGGAAATTGTTTCAGCAGAAACTAAAAATTATAATGCTGTTTTAAAAGATGGCGTCTATGCAAGAAATATAGTCGAGCATGCACATGAAACAGGATGTGATTTTATTTTAATAGGAAGCCGCGGACTTAGCGGCCTTAAAGAATATTTTCTTGGCAGCGTTAGCCACAATGTTGTGCAAAAATCTAAAATTCCAGTTTTTATAGTAAAATAATAAAAACCTCCATGGCTACTTTAAATAAGCCATGGAGGTTTCTTTTCATACCTTATTTAGTAGCAAAATATTCTTCCAATGTAAAATCCTTTTGATAGATTTCTGTAGCCACATCTACACCGACATAGCGAATATGCCATGGTTCATAGCTATAGCCCGTTATTGCTTCCTTCCCTTTTGGATAGCGAATAATGAAGCCAAAATTATGTGCGTGATTCTTTAGCCAAATACCTTCTTTTGTCTCAGCAAACTCTTCGATTAAATCATAGCCAACGTATTTCGATGTTACATCCATTGCCAATCCTGTTTGATG carries:
- a CDS encoding AAA family ATPase, coding for MRFNYLNLRAFGHFTDYEITFDQSKKFHLIYGLNEAGKSTALRSINHFLYGFPQQTADSFLHSNQKLRIEGELQNKKGETLQFTRRKGKKNTVINANGEALNEGVVANFLNGLSLQHFSNMFALNHVSLREGGASLLQSGGNVGESLFSAASGISMLRKVFEELEKKLGDLYKKRGSTPELNKLLKEEKELKKEISDCQLKVQAWKELERKYSEGKSKIETLINEIISLRSEREKLQRIKLTLPKIAKLKELANRLAELGEVPALPDNIVELRKETVQKLESLKKQKQSAEEDYQLFEKERNEIKIQEGLLEQSALIDILYREVQSYQNNLKLVPQLEGERKLLLERVKGLMKEFDPVHATVEQIDKYRLPVVKKERIRELCKQRPLLDQAIEQNEKERQTTEDELKVKRGELNTIPVPPNIEELEAVIDSVKRLGEIEELFKTHITAMSQKEKVMKEAVKELPLWNRTYEELIHLPVPILTETIKKFEREHFEIVKNLEKTIEQINSQIEAIESIEEQIRTLEALSEIPSEETLLKIRTHRNQGWQFIRIKLQEGQLDAQQYGEFTNGEKLENVYENLVHHADELADKMRSEAEKVGAKKKHVDDIKSCQKKIVELENKKSELTQKLAQWENAWAELWKPTTIAPLSPEEMREWLVKYEQIKAMYSDFERSQITAHELEMKITEHKEMLRLALSPFIEVSEHTSLVQILKTAEKEQKKMNDDVQKRTRLEDSISGINHRINHIALKNKDIYQKSEKWYEDWAEAISGTNLTESTSVDSAEKIIRLYEDCAEAYDELTEIEKKHESMLEQLSHYEQRVGQLLRAVALDFGDQAIDIVVTQLNANLQQAKQDEVKIIDLNKQLKKIDLIIKEAVREIETAESVLENLMNKAQVSTISELEKVEITFLQKKEYEEKRRTIEEELLDIGGGLSLQQLIEEANQFQYDCIDIELEELNRKLVEIEPVRSELEQAHGVVKKEFEEKIDGNNTAAVLAEQKKESVLAKLANSTEQYIQVKLASILLQKGIEHYRKQNQDPILKRAGELFARLTLQSFSELVVDYDEKDQPILMGVRPNGDKVAIEGMSDGTTDQLYLSLRIASIEKYGEEQEPIPFIVDDILVHFDDVRSEETLKILLELSQQTQIIFFTHHSRLVEIMKELTSESNYQLTELTSKDIVIA
- a CDS encoding DNA repair exonuclease, whose translation is MSFSFIHAADIHLDSPLTGLEQYEGAPAGKIRSATRDAFRNLVDTAIERQVSFIIIAGDLYDGDWKDYNTGLFFASQMVRLQKEAIKVFLIRGNHDAASLITKELKLPDNVFEFSTKQPETFILEELGVAIHGQGFASRSIEDNLVKSYPDRLEGYVNIGVLHTSATGREGHENYAPCSIDDMKEKGYDYWALGHIHLRELLHQTEPVILFPGNIQGRHIKETGDKGCTFVTVENGAIESYAHVSLDVLRWRLCEIDASGLESSEEIIDRVREALETEYQVADGRFLAVRFHIFGTTKAHQELLVAKDHFINNIRAVSLEVGMGDIWVEKVKIETSHFINIEELKTQHTPIAAILDYINNLEDDEEIIKELLAEFEDIQQALPYELKAENYDFTNTNAIKNRLADVEDLILYYLTKSGVEA
- a CDS encoding universal stress protein, with translation MFSKILVAYDGSELSKKALQLAIQFAKANPNLQIEIVHVYQIPTVAIGEGVYTPSAQAALNYLENAEKVLAEAEEIVSAETKNYNAVLKDGVYARNIVEHAHETGCDFILIGSRGLSGLKEYFLGSVSHNVVQKSKIPVFIVK